In Triticum urartu cultivar G1812 chromosome 6, Tu2.1, whole genome shotgun sequence, the following proteins share a genomic window:
- the LOC125513326 gene encoding putative uncharacterized protein DDB_G0290521, with the protein MADAAASPPPPLQLLAIPINTRQSPRPRPDGMVRSPATPTRTPRSPTAPNPTSSSAAAPNPISSSAAAPNQTPSSAATDLEEHKGTGKLLYAIKIEKANGPDLEEHKAASELHVEPPKCKKRKRSRQSSGELHAEHQETNKVVMKSSTSKKKRKASEGMCTNPSAPLLGPLAVDMDKQAPPLKKKRLNKRDVATTPSLEALLVDKDKKPSPRSSPVDKNKQSSLCKKVARSPVLNNVVVSFLARRGKRTSHYPRHNLHCWLCHPK; encoded by the exons ATGGCCGACGCCGCCGCATCACCGCCCCCTCCCTTGCAGCTTCTTGCCATCCCAATCAACACTCGTCAATCCCCTCGACCCCGGCCGGACGGGATGGTCAGGTCGCCGGCAACCCCCACTCGGACCCCCAGGTCACCGACTGCCCCAAACCCGACCTCCAGCTCGGCAGCTGCCCCAAACCCGATCTCCAGCTCAGCGGCCGCCCCAAACCAGACCCCCAGCTCGGCGGCTACAG ATCTTGAGGAGCACAAGGGTACTGGTAAGCTCTTGTATGCCATAAAAATTGAGAAGGCTAATGGCCCAGATCTTGAGGAGCACAAGGCTGCTAGTGAGCTCCATGTGGAACCACCAAAGTGCAAGAAAAGGAAGCGAAGTAGGCAGAGTAGCGGCGAGCTTCATGCAGAACACCAAGAAACAAACAAAGTCGTCATGAAGTCATCGACGTCCAAGAAAAAGAGGAAG GCAAGTGAAGGAATGTGCACTAATCCATCAGCACCGTTGCTTGGACCTTTGGCCGTTGACATGGATAAGCAGGCACCACCATTAAAGAAGAAAAGGCTTAATAAG AGAGATGTTGCAACTACACCATCACTTGAAGCTTTGCTCGTTGACAAGGATAAGAAGCCATCGCCTAGATCTTCTCCCGTTGACAAGAATAAGCAGTCATCACTATGCAAAAAGGTGGCAAGATCTCCAGTTCTTAACAACGTGGTAGTGTCATTCTTAGCCAGAAGGGGAAAAAGGACAAGTCACTATCCCCGTCACAACCTTCACTGCTGGCTTTGTCACCCAAAGTAG